GATTCTCGTCTTACTAAAGTCGGCTCAAGCATTGCCTCACCTTGTGGTGAGCCTTGCTGCATAATCTTTTGTAGCAACATCTTGGCAAGCAACTCGCCCATTTCAAAAATCGGCTGCTTAATTGTGGTCAGCTTCAAGTTAGAAACTTGATCCAAAAAGACACCATCATAGCCAATTACACCAAAGTCATCAGGTACACGTGCCTTTTCATTGAGCAATTGTCGGACAACTCCTGTTGCAATCCGATCACTAGCACAAATAAAGCAGGTGTCTTTTTTGAACTGCTGAAAATTATCCTGAATCACTTTTTGGGCTGCGTGGCTATGGTTAGCAATCCGAAAGATTTGCGGGATTAGCTTATTTTTTTGTAATGTATTGATATAACCTGTTTCTCGTGAATATTCAAAAGGCTCCTGCACGTCAATACCAATAAACACAATATGGCTATACAAGCGTGATAATGCATATTCGGTCGCAATTTTGCCGCCAAGTTGATTATTATTATCAACAAAATCATAGCCGCGATGATTCTCACCAAAGAGAACAAACGGCTTCTGCAGGCTGTCAAACAAGGCATAATCATGAAAACGAGCACCTGTAATCAAATACCCGTCAAAATTACCATCCTTAATCTGCTTACGATTAGTCACTAATTGAATTGCATACTGCTTTTTAGACAGACCGCGAGCAATACCAAACAATAAATTCATATAATATGGCTCAGTTGTATCAATGTCTTCTAACGTAACAAATTTGACCACATTGGTGCGATTATTAACTAACGCTTGGGCAACGTAATTCGGATGATAGTCTAGTTCTGCCATTGCATCATCCACCAACTTACGCAATTCTGCTGTTACTTGCTCGGGATGGTTAATCACCCGCGAAACTGTCATTTTTGATACATTAGCTTTTTTAGCGACATCAAGTAAAGTTACCATTATCTGCCTCTATTCTAAATACATCTGCCTTAATTGAGGTAGGTCATCTGCAGTAAAGCCCAACTGTTTTTTGAAGAAGCTAGCAAAGTCGCCCCAGCCGCCGCGGATGGTCTCTGTAATGCCGCGAATTGCAATGCCCTCACCCTTAGTAACGTTCATCTTTGCAACCATTTGCGAAATATCATCATTACTTGGCAATTGCTTAGAAATAGCAAAATCGTATAGTTCGTTGGTCAATAAATAATCGCGGGCAATTGTATCATCGTCAACGCCTAAAGCCATTAAAATTAAGGCAGACACCATGCCAGTCCTATCTTTACCTGCACTGCAATGATAGACAAGTGCCTCATCCTGTGGTAATTCCAGTAATTGCGCAAAAATGCGGGCAAAAATATCCTGACTATGCGGACTAAGAAGGGTTTGCTGGTATATGCGCCCGATAAAATTATCCTTCATATCTGGAATATGATGCAAAAAGCGGTATACCTTACGGTCATTTTGCTGATCCGCAATATTTTCAGAATAAACGGGAACATCAATAAATTCTCGTTTAGGCCATGACTTATCAGGGGAAGACTCTTTTTCATAGGCCGAACGCAAATCACAATCAACGGTCACGTGCATCGCAGCTAGCTTTTGCTGGTCTTGC
The sequence above is a segment of the Lactobacillus sp. ESL0677 genome. Coding sequences within it:
- a CDS encoding LacI family DNA-binding transcriptional regulator, which translates into the protein MVTLLDVAKKANVSKMTVSRVINHPEQVTAELRKLVDDAMAELDYHPNYVAQALVNNRTNVVKFVTLEDIDTTEPYYMNLLFGIARGLSKKQYAIQLVTNRKQIKDGNFDGYLITGARFHDYALFDSLQKPFVLFGENHRGYDFVDNNNQLGGKIATEYALSRLYSHIVFIGIDVQEPFEYSRETGYINTLQKNKLIPQIFRIANHSHAAQKVIQDNFQQFKKDTCFICASDRIATGVVRQLLNEKARVPDDFGVIGYDGVFLDQVSNLKLTTIKQPIFEMGELLAKMLLQKIMQQGSPQGEAMLEPTLVRRESTR
- a CDS encoding tyrosine-protein phosphatase; the protein is MAHERIVALDGPLNFRDVGGYQTENGQTVKWNKIYRSDSLSSLTPQDQQKLAAMHVTVDCDLRSAYEKESSPDKSWPKREFIDVPVYSENIADQQNDRKVYRFLHHIPDMKDNFIGRIYQQTLLSPHSQDIFARIFAQLLELPQDEALVYHCSAGKDRTGMVSALILMALGVDDDTIARDYLLTNELYDFAISKQLPSNDDISQMVAKMNVTKGEGIAIRGITETIRGGWGDFASFFKKQLGFTADDLPQLRQMYLE